The Vitis riparia cultivar Riparia Gloire de Montpellier isolate 1030 chromosome 3, EGFV_Vit.rip_1.0, whole genome shotgun sequence genome includes a region encoding these proteins:
- the LOC117910196 gene encoding chromatin-remodeling complex subunit ies6, giving the protein MEPEVIESEMVLPTYLSFKKVQMHEKYPKGQARGRHWKHLKQIIQAENYQNYPPDEPNYVNIESPPSMNPCKKICDITGFEAPYSDPRTTLRYANTEVFKHIRLIPNESVQRYLALRNAQVVLK; this is encoded by the exons ATGGAGCCTGAGGTGATAGAATCAGAGATGGTATTGCCAACTTACCTCAGTTTCAAGAAGGTTCAGATGCATGAGAAATACCCGAAAGGTCAAGCAAGAGGCAGGCACTGGAAACATTTGAAACAGATCATTCAAGCTGAAAATTACCAGAATTATCCTCCCGATGAACCTAATT ATGTTAATATTGAGTCACCACCCTCGATGAATCCATGCAAGAAAATCTGTGATATCACTGGATTCGAG GCACCTTACTCTGATCCAAGGACCACTCTGCGTTATGCTAATACGGAAGTGTTCAAGCATATAAGACTAATTCCCAATGAGAGTGTTCAGAGGTACCTGGCTCTTAGAAATGCTCAAGTTGTACTGAAGTAA
- the LOC117911912 gene encoding LOW QUALITY PROTEIN: uncharacterized protein LOC117911912 (The sequence of the model RefSeq protein was modified relative to this genomic sequence to represent the inferred CDS: inserted 1 base in 1 codon) has protein sequence MCLNLNLFLENQIFSCRELQILEFVCECCEESEDETYQTVIMETEVQRSVSLRLNRRGDRNNQFQQNRDAEGGLFSSERLSQDYPMKAVWKRGFIRLFLVGGIVWILLILTVLLFHIWSCQSSFAFFSAICNRESKVFFVLDNMGLVPKPQHRCPIPIANDPDKVVIPQGRTPDKIVQNLSYIVEDKKNAFQSPPLFGGHQSWLQREKSFRLKSTMKVHCGFMQNGGAEMNPIDITYAKKCRFVVASGIFDGYDTPHEPSDISARSKKLFCFXMVMDEISLDFIKKNVTVKEDVDGGLWVGIWRLVLLKHPPYDEPRRNGKVPKILTHRLFPEAQYSIWIDGKMELMVDPLLILERYLWRGKHTFAIAQHKHHHSIYEEADAIKRRKRYARPLIDLHMKIYSYEGMKPWSPKKGTISDVPEGAVIIREHTALNNLFSCLWFNEVNLFTPRDQLSFGYVVYRLGGLFKFFMFPNCEYNSLFVLHPHTREHSSVVEWVKSLDEFKTNKTGLKESRGGLGLWTPYSGNLDSVILPPVARTSKAG, from the exons ATGTGCTTGAATCTCAATCT ttttcttgaaaatcaaattttcagcTGTAGAGAGCTCCAGATCT tggaatttgTATGTGAATGTTGTGAAGAATCTGAAGATGAGACGTACCAAACAGTGATAATGGAGACCGAAGTTCAGAGGTCTGTATCTTTGCGGCTAAACCGCAGAGGAGATCGGAATAATCAATTTCAGCAAAATAGAG ATGCTGAAGGTGGTTTATTTTCTTCAGAGAGGCTATCCCAAGACTATCCAATGAAGGCTGTTTGGAAGAGGGGATTCATTCGCCTGTTCCTTGTAGGGGGCATCGTGTGGATTTTACTCATCCTCActgtattattatttcatatctgGTCTTGCCAATcttcttttgcctttttttcAG CTATCTGTAACAGAGAAAGCAAAGTATTTTTTGTGTTAGACAATATGGGACTTGTACCAAAGCCACAACATC GTTGTCCAATTCCCATTGCCAACGACCCAGACAAAGTAGTCATTCCACAGGGAAGAACCCCTGACAAAATTGTTCAAAATCTATCCTACATTGTGGAAGataagaaaaatgcatttcaaTCACCCCCACTATTTGGTGGCCATCAAAGCTGGCTTCAAAGGGAGAAAAGCTTTAGATTAAAGTCAACCATGAAG GTGCACTGTGGCTTTATGCAAAATGGGGGTGCAGAAATGAACCCAATAGATATCACCTATGCCAAGAAGTGTAGGTTTGTGGTTGCATCCGGCATTTTCGATGGATATGATACCCCTCATGAGCCTTCAGATATAAGCGCCCGTTCTAAAAAGCTCTTCTGTT TTATGGTGATGGATGAGATATCTCTTGATTTCATCAAGAAAAATGTTACTGTTAAAGAGGATGTTGATGGGGGGTTATGGGTGGGTATTTGGCGTCTTGTTCTACTGAAACATCCACCTTATGATGAGCCTAGAAGGAATGGGAAGGTTCCTAAGATATTAACCCACAGGTTGTTTCCTGAGGCACAGTACAGCATTTGGATTGATGGGAAAATGGAGTTGATGGTTGATCCATTACTTATCCTGGAAAg ATATTTGTGGCGTGGGAAGCACACCTTTGCCATTGCACAGCACAAGCATCATCACAGTATATATGAGGAGGCTGATGCAATCAAGCGGAGGAAGCGTTATGCACGGCCTCTTATAGATCTCCACATGAAAATATACAGTTATGAGGGTATGAAACCCTGGAGTCCAAAGAAAGGGACTATTAGTG ATGTTCCAGAAGGGGCTGTTATCATACGGGAGCACACTGCACTGAATAACTTATTTAGCTGCTTGTGGTTCAACGAGGTCAACCTCTTTACCCCAAGAGACCAGCTGAGCTTTGGCTACGTTGTGTACAGGTTGGGCGGTTTATTCAAGTTCTTTATGTTTCCAAACTGCGAGTACAATTCACTGTTTGTGTTGCACCCACACACACGAGAGCATTCTTCTGTTGTAGAGTGGGTGAAATCACTCGATGAATTTAAGACAAATAAAACCGGTTTGAAAGAGAGTAGGGGCGGATTGGGGTTATGGACTCCTTATTCTGGAAACCTGGATTCAGTTATCCTACCACCTGTAGCAAGAACATCAAAAGCAGGCTGA